From the Colias croceus chromosome 20, ilColCroc2.1 genome, the window TTACCTAACCGTATGTTTTgggaaattatttaataaacaaaacatttagTTTTGAAATCACGCAGAAAAGcatttagaaaatatagaaataattatataaacagaaaaattctatacctacctactacttattaattacaaaaaaaaattgttgtgtCAACCAGATTATTATgagtaagtacctatgtattttataagtgctttaaagttttaatttacagAATGTGCAATAAAATCGATCTGTTGTAATCATTatcatcttataaaataatatactcgtGTTTTTCATTTCTAGTCGATGTTACAATGTCactgtaaaaataacaatctaaattatttctaatgGCAACCCTTTTTCGGCATTTCCGTCCTGTtctaaaaatcattttttttaataaattagataatTTGTACGTCTAGCcctagatttattatattttttggtgttTGAAATAGTACCTAATTTTTGTATTACCTACGTATTagtgataatttttttataaacaatctAACTAAAACttgttttgaataaattttgaattaaattcgGCGCCAAATccgccattttttatttttatataaaaaaatgatcaaatcgATTTCTAAATTATATCCTTATCTAGATTCTACACGTATaaattatctaataattacAGATTTCCTTGTTTCCCACCGCTCATACGAAACTAAATCCTCGCATTTACCTCAGCCTATTGAATCCATGAGTTTGTgggatttttatataaatgtaaaataaattacctaaaGCTACCTATATCGAAATAGTTCTGAACCCAGCTTTTGTAATACTCGGCCTTAAGTTAtctgtgtgttttatttcacgtatttgggcagagaataatgtttttgtaaaaatattttcatgatgTAAAGATTGGTGTGTTAGttttacctacttactataGAATATGTTTGTTACCacaaataagtaggtacctataagtacttagatatttataaaaatctatcCAATGgtacttatttcaaaataaagtattatttttgattataattgaataatcTTCAGATATGTACTacctatagtcgagccaatttaataggcaacatttgacgtctatcaattttatctacgaagagaggtaacctgcttaaaaacatcgattaaagtgaattaatcgatacggatttgaaacacttgtcaatcgaatttattaatttatgatgatttttattcacaaataatcaatgcattcgattctagatgtcacagttcgatttttagagtaacgtctctagtatttaaaaagaaaaaaggtttattgacacaaaattgtaacGTCAGtgcttcaattcagaaattgtttattatgtttagtatggtatatcagtaaaatgaaatcttaaaattacttgtatcggtcatcattattataaatatgtaatcgtaattgaaaaaagttaagcaaatgtgcagttctaacaaaacgaaatatcatgttattctatgtcgtcgttactaggttacgttttTGAATTTTCGTCATATCCTACGAATAAAGCCACTCGGGCCTTTgtggctttttatttttattctttatttgaaaTCTACGGCTTATTTTACACCTATTTGTCTAATaaacctataaaataaaaacttgtatacgtaaaaaaaaatgttttattaaaaagccaCTATTTCAATTTCTCGAATCACCCGCCGAAAAGAGCCACTAAAGTCATAGTGACTTTCTTTTTCGCGGGAGTCGAAGTAAGCGGGGTTTCGGGCGGGGCGCTCGTGCCATTCGGCCATTTTTCCGCGGATACGCGCGCGTCGTGCATCAAATTCACAAGCCGGCCGGCCGGTGGTGCCAAAAATAATGAAACGCCGAGGACTTAAACTGGTTAATTTGTTTTTCAGTAAAGAGAAAGTGACGAAAAGTAAGTACACGTTAACTATATCATTAGTTTTGAAGTCTAATAATCATTATGACTGTGTGTAACGCTAGTTAGGTGGAGTTGTTTCTAAAAACTCTAGCTTAGTAACTgcttaggtacttatatttccGGTCTTTTTCCGGTGTGTCATTGTGATAATTAAGATAAACaactaattttcttttaaatatttcgaaTATTATAGGAATTTTAAAGTGATTTCAtgcttattttgtattttaataatattttatatgattcCGAACAATAATGCCACTATTGCTAGCGTGGCTTTATTCCACGGAAATGGCTTAAAATACttctatgaaaattttataattctaaTGGCTTTTATGGCGTTGTTCTGCGGACATTTCCtgttttgtgtattttgtGATAGTAGGAGTTTATTTTCGTGTAacatttatacattaaaaattataaatttattgatgaatttctgtttttaaaaaatataggcAAATTTCATAGATTTAAGCTTTAAGAttgatatttacaataaagGCCCTTATGGCATTAGTGGCTTTTTTCTTTCACTTTTTTAGTACTAGCTTCATACTATCTTTTTTCCCGGGTCTTAATTTATGCGGAAATTTAGGAAAATTATGttctttatttgttatttggaAGTCTAAGCTATATTGATGCAAAAATTTCTTCACGATCGGTTTAgaagtttttgcgtgaaaaagGAACAAATCTCCAAACAAACTTTCAGGctataatgaaattatttagtaaGAAAGCTAGCTATTTATTACAGTAATTAGCATTgttatcatttaaattaagcgtttaattaatttccagATGCCCGTAAACGAGTACAGTCCCCGGTACCACCAAGAAACGAGGAGGAAGTATCATACTTATTAGAACATTTAGAATCTGGTGTACTCAACAATGATGACGTAAGtaaaatctaaattttttCGATGTATGGTGTATTATGTTTCTGTGTAAAGGGAATGCAACTTAACAGTATTTAGCCGATATTTATTCTataaacacaattattatttattatacaaacaataatacaTTACGATTGATTGTAGGACAATGAAGATGATCCTGATTCTATTTGCAAGAATACACCGGAGTCAATCAGTCAGAACATCACCGACAATCTAATATTACCTACAACATCGATTACTCAACAATATGAAGTATTACAAAATGTGCTGATTGAAGACGTTTACCACTTACCGTTTGCTGAAAATACTTGCTCATCTGTCATAGAAGATGATGAGACCACACATGATATTATGACTAATAATGAGCCTGCCGGggaagaaaataatatgtttccaaaggagaatggcaaactcccataggactctgggcctgatcgttacactgatgatttatgggtgattaaatagataaaaatatacagactctatgaatataataattatagatcttttctatgggatagcagagatattgggatattgattaagatcaattttgaatataacgttactaaggcccttctgccattaggtacgatacttctagaatacgatactcgcgtagaatactacttagatatttgctggctacccgatgctcgcatattatgcgactgaaaaatgactaaattcatcattattgtgcctcgtttttgtggaccgacgttataataataataattcatttatttagtgcaacaacagttacgtcgttatgtcgagcaatcagcaattccagtgacgaagaagctcttgcagtttttcttttttatagaaatagaagacgccaacgtaagagtaagaagtactggattcatccatatattgaagaaacataaattgtagagtttttgtagccgaacgagaactacaacatgatgatatttttatcttttagaagagatacgcgcgagagtcgagacgcgatgcaaaagcgaccgacacggtgagtagtgctatactagtcgcggacgtgtaggataccagtagcgtagtgtgcgagcctacataaaaatgtatgtgagatactccgcggcgactagtctccgagacttgcaggttacttgaatcgcctatgcgtatcgtaatgggagaagggcctaaaacttcactcaaatgtcaaacaagaaacataaacaaatcactcatcactgacacaattatgattaataatttgacattttattaatggccagctacctaaataaaaatgttataattattattgattaagtaaaacatgtttttattttatagaatgatctaaataaattaagatatgtgttaaaaataagttaagttttgcttctgatttataaagcatttgaattcaataaaattaaaaataaaatatagacattcattcgtattaatcgatatattcgacttttttactcctgacaacactgacaatctctgcttgataagaccggtagtcatagaaatctaaataacaatgccggtagtgaacacattatcttttttttcaaagatttgttttcccatagaatcagaagtaaatattttaccaagaattactaaaaataacataatgaattttaaatatattatgatttctgtaacagttaggcccagtttcgccattctcctttatctattaaatcaattattgaTCTTGTACTAGACAGCCCCAACACAACTTTTAATATACCTTCCCCTTTTGTTTTGACAagcaaaaagttttaaattgtcCATCTGGTGACGTAAGGCGTaagcatattttaatataaaaacctTTATGATTTTACTGTTTATGACATGGCCAAAAAGACAGGGTTTTGTTACATGTGGACGGAGACAAATGGCAAGATATGTTGTGATCTTATGTCATTTTTGCAACCATTGATCGATGCGGGGACTAATCAATTTAGATTTTGGTCATAACTGCTGTGGGCAGAACAAAAACCGAATGGTTTTTGAAATGTTTCAAtacattgttaaaaataattatgtccACAGCATAACCCATCGATTATTGGAAGTGGGACACACCCAAAATGAGGGTGATTGTGTGCATTCAGTGATCGCATTTTACTTTAAgtcattacaaaattataatatcacaattaaattaatctcGGTCTTATCCTATAAGacgacaaaataaaaacaaaatataactattattatataccacAAAAATGATAACCATACACCTGAACAATGGTTCAACATTGTTAGATGGTCAAAAACAACAGGAGAGCCCTAGAGTCAAAGAAATGACTCTAGGTGACATACACGATTATCGGGCATTGTTAGATGGTATAAACTGGACTAAAAATGACAACGGAGAAAAAGTAGCTTGGAGTAAAATCAAAGTTCAGGTTAGCAAAAACAATGTCGATGTAATCAAGTATAAGTATCAACTTGATGAAGCGTTTAAAGAAATAACAAcactaaaaaaagaaaacaacaaGAGGCAGAGGAAAAGATTGTATAACAGATATTAAACAAGCTAATActacaaacttaaaaataagtaacgATAAATACAAAGACCTCACCTTCTTATGTGAAACAAAGATTATACCAGAtgaatttcatcattttttttaaaacattacctCGAGAATACCATGGAGAGAACAACAAAAGCGATGATGAGTCTGAAGAACATAATGaataatagttatattttgtttttatttgtcgtCTTATAGGATAAGACTgagattaatttaattgtgatattataattttgtgatGACTTAAAGTAAAATGCGAACACCTTCTATTTcgtaaaagaataatattttttttaataagaatatattaatatataaattttattaatttagttcATAGTACACACCATTGATTAAtcattaagtacctatattgttACTTTAATTTAACATGACGTTGTAAGGTTGTAAAATTACTTTGTACATGGTCCAATAGaaactagttttatttataatttgactATTTGTTTTCTTTCTGAAGTGGCCTGCAGCTACCTAATTTTATGTTGCTATTAGATAAGGTTAATAAGGCAAAGCCAATAAGTTACTAAAAACTTGGGCAAATAAATAAGCCAAAAGAGGCTAAGACTAATGTAAAACgtctgttttttaattttatttttgtaagtttaagctgttttttttccataataaagtttaactttataaaaatgattttttattaacgtGATGatcaatactattaaaaaaatgaaataaaaatgtacaacACACCTGTACACTGCAGTTTAGTAAAAGACACAAGTGCTCTTACGACCTCAGATGTTCCGCTGAACAAGGACACAATGTCACTAATGACTATTGAATCTCATTTTAGTCCCGCGAATAAACACTTAAGAGAcatatttattagaaatatcCAAATTTGGCGgacttaaattatgtaattaacaaCTTAGATCAGTTTTACATAgatctaaatattatatagctatTAATGTCTTCtagaattaaaacaaaatgtaaaaaacCTCCTCCTGTAAAGTTGACATTTTGCAATTACGCCTTTATTCGTAGGATATGTcgttttgttgaactgtcaaatgttgcctattaaaatggctctactataggtTCTTTATTTCAATCTGTTACAATAAATTTGCCCATATTagtgaaataaaacatttaacaataagctTCCTATACAATAAGATcgaaattgtaaattttatttattagagaaTGTATTTTGGCGTTTGTTTGACGTATTAATGTAGTGTTAGTGTATAGATAGTGGGGATgagaaataaaatagtttttcatatatcaacatgatttttattaattattacttacctactcATTTCTATGTAAATAAGAATACAGAAAATTAACACTCATATTTTTACGTACCCAATAAAAACGTTTTTCAAAAAGTGTTCGATATCCTATTTCCTAACGTGGAAATTTATGtggatgtatgtttgttatctGTTATCCGATCATGGGAAAAGTTACTGAACGGATTCGGATGTGAATTGTGATATAGCTTAATGTACCTGAACAACACGTGAGCTTTAAAAATACTTCACTATTGCCCGCGGTTTTGTCTGCTAAAGCGCGGGACAGATACAGAgaaataaaaagcgtgtaaaaaatACACGCTGTTAAATTAATGAGAATCACCATCACGACAAAATCTAGGcgaaaaacaaatattactcCATTTCTTGagaaattaattcataaaaatctattttttataacaaaactgaataaattatcttgattattacagtaaaatatttttgataaaagcGCCATCTATCTTTTTAaacgccatctatgagatacTTCGATAACTACGTGAGAGTGACATTTTGTGGAAATAACTTTTTGAACTGTTGAGTTATTTCCCAGGATTtgtcatagatggcgctagcagccaaaaatatacaaatacttttaatatacGAAAGTTTTGGATGGAAGAAATTTTTTTAGATGactgaatattaaaatttgaataaatagcttttagatttattacggccttttaaatatttttttttaaatattaatgtttgtattgataattaaaatattttacaggaAAGTAGGTCTAGGTacttgtagataataatattatttctctgGAAGGTGAGATGTTGGTTTTTTATTCGTCAGATTTGTTGCAAGAATATAGATTATTGGACTGTTTAGTTTATCGATGTCAAAGACAGaaatattgcaaaaataaattaaaaagaagcTCGCAGCTTTTGCTGTATGGAACAACAAACCTCGTAACACCTATAGGAGCtctattatgtaggtatttatcaAAGTTTCGAACTATCTTCATAGATGTGATGTATTTAGTACATTATATCTAATTCTAAACAGTACACCCATATATTATGGTCTACACTTATAAGTATGTAGCATAATATTCCTTAAGCATACCATAAAAGAAtaccaataaaaaacataggtacctattatagtCACCTAGGTACACAATCTCGTTCCCATTAGCTGAAAACCGCTACTTTTGGTTGTTATTCCAGTGTAAGTGTAAGTGACCTCGCTAATCGCCGGCCAAGGGTCCCGCCGACCCTAGGGGCTGGAAATTACACGCTATAAATAAGCCAGCTATCTTCATTAGGAGGCTGGACTTAGTAACGTTTGGTGTACATAAGAATGTTACTGTTTGGTTTTAGCCATGTTATTTATGAAGAGCATGTaaacatatattaaatatttctagaGAGCATGATTGCACACTACTCATTTAGCATATACCTGAGTACATACGAacctaataatatatgtaatgtTAGAGATATGCATCAGACTGTTAGATACAGATTACTGTAGTCTGTAacgtttacaaaatattatacagtataccttagctttttataatataaagagataaatagataaataagaTAAGAGATAAATTGTGTCATTCGTGACACAATCACTCATCATCAGTTCGAGACAATCATATTATTCATTGAATATAGTACctaaataatcaataattaagttattacatattattaatttctataataggtaggtacgtccCATAACTCCCAATAATTCTTACACACCATAAAACAGCAATCATTAGCTCAATGAAACTCCACTAACATGATTTCCGAACGAATTGGCAAACGCTTTAAACTCCCAGATGTTTGTTAAATAGCCCGTGACATTGGTTATTAGTCACAATTTGTCAGCGGGCATCGAACCGGCGACCCGGCAGATGTAACCAGCAACTATTGTTGATATTCTATGGCTTTGATTGAAGGTGTGCGAAATTTATTACGCGTTTCTGGAATTACGTGTAGAGAAAAcacctttaaaatattagtggctaaattaatttttattaaacacttttcgcccgctgcttcgccctcgtagtcaaaggaaaacccgcatagttcctgttcccatAAGCTTTTAGGGAtgaaaactatcctatgtgtttaATCCAAATTATCCTCTATGTACGTACAAAATTTCACGAAAATTagttcagcagtttttgcgtgaagtGTGAacgagtaaaaaaaaaactttcgagtttcgcatttataaattttgtaatataagtaggatgtggagaaattaagttttttattattagaattagTAAGTGGGACTTTTTGTAAACCATCTGagtcatatttttacaaattacacGTTCTTCttattataagtacctatgtaatttatcaaaatcggtccagtcaTTTAACCATGTCCGTgacttaaacataaaatttggtaGTTATAAGTAGAGATCAGTGACAGATTAGCATCActtaatattacctattaaCGCCTGTATACAAAATCAATATTCGACACCAATACCTTACATAAACGCATTTACTCTCCCAAAACGTCAATCTCACGGCATTTGTATCAAATCTCATTATTTGTactaaaatttgtattattacgTTACAAATTTAACACATCATCTAATCATGGAAAAATATACCTTATGGCTATAGCAATAAGGTTCTAAGGTAAgcatgtaatatttattttatgctgtATGTTTAGATGGGCATGAAAAGTGTCGATTTCAGATAATCGGCTTAGAGACGTGATCTCTGTATGGTGTATGCGTATTCGCTTGGATGGAATGTGGATGTCACACGTTTTGTGctaaatattacctattttaGGACTTATAATAGCACCATTGTGTAATAAAGCTGGTAGAAGGTATattggtttaaaatttaaatgtatctaCTTTCTACAGagtttttattctatttgtCTTCAACTAATGCGAagttatctttttatttattctactATGGCTATTCGCTTTCAATCGACAGATATCAacatcatttaatatttacttacgtCTGTGGTACAAGTTCGGAAATTAAAAAAGGTCTGGCATAAAGAAtgcatgttatttttttatgaaataaattatagactactagcggtccgccccggcttcgcccttggtacatatttcgcaataaaaagtagcctatgtcctttcttgggtatcaactatcaaaatatctacataccaaatttcatgcaaattggttcagtagtttaggcgtgattgagtaacagacagacagacagagttactttcacatttataatattagtatggattatatattatttacttggagaaaattaattatgtattaattaagaTAGACGaatgattaattttttaattttggtaCTGCAAAAAGGAAGAATGagtacctaaaacaaaaacatgctTCAAAATGctcatatatataaaacttccCGTCAGTTAAAGTTAAGTTTCCACAACAAATATACAGTAATAAAGTCCCATTAATATTTACGAAGGAAATAAACGACCAATTTAACGTCAAACAAAACGCACTGACGGTATGATATAGCGAtgtgtttatatattatcactGATCTGATTATAACGTAAATTATGTCCAGATTACGgctataaaaacatattaaatgtatatatttgtttacttCAAGGGTCGCTAACTGCTTGAGATGATGGAGGCGGTTACATGCGGtcgatttgaatattttctttttcagtttttttaaagtgaaacttttattacatcgtctcaaactttttggtctgtgtagcgcatgtcgcgtgatgCACGAtatgtacgataattatcgtacaaatacaataatttttagttaaatgtctatagtatgaaaaaagtttcacttttaccgtggtttcataaaaccaagcaacattttttaatacctaaGTACTACTTATGTcattaaatacttttatcaTACATTGAGGtcatattaattacattttcattCACTTATTCAAgccttataagttataaccatCTAGAAGTAATAACATATTCATgaaaaaattgcattttacGTGTTAGGCAGTTTCTTATTTCTGTATGTCATATTGTATAAGGTAATAGACAAACGAAAATACTTAGCAGTGATTTTCTACGATTTACTAAACACTTTGAATAATTACGACAGAAGTGAAAATGTTTGACCGTGAATAGACAACTTACAAAACAAAAGctcttatattatcattaggTATGGCTATATCgtcctttattattataatttatataaaaattccaCCTTTTATATCAGTATGTactgatataaataatttttgtactgtactatagtatataaataattaacaaaaattattcgTCATGTAAGCCTTCCTTTAGGATTAAGCACGAGTATCCTCGGCCCGGGAGGCGTTAAGTTATTCCCCGCACTCACggattattttcaataatatcatGAACTGCAAAACTGTATAATTCACTTAAAAACATCTTTTTgcacttatttattttcaaagacTCCATAAGCGATAATGCCacttattttttcattgtgTTGTTGCAAGAATTTGTCAcccaatatattttaaataactaaataacagTTCTCTTTCTCTGTAACAAAGTGAGCTAGTTcagaaaatacttataaataattggtaGGTAATTGGAAATTTTACAAcgacattattttaaaaaattattctgCACTCCTAGTAcgtctaaaataaaatttaagtttactATTCATACTCCTCTCCTCTGTGAGCccaattttcgaaaaaagtattgaaaattatttattccacACCTTcctatacatacaatatacatatttgtagataataatatagattactACACACGTACTAAAAGTGTTAGCAAAATAGTGGAACCCGAAATAAAGTGTGGAGTCATTAATTTAGTGAGCTCGTGGAAACAGGTAGCCGGTTCGAGTCCAAAGAGAGCAAGAGTATAAGCCGAGCCTGATAAATGAGCGGCATTGTCGGCTACTGGTGTTGGCAGAATCGATAGAATTGTAGTGGGTTCCGTAGGAAATTATAAGGAAATACAATATAGTTAATATCttagataaaatatgttaGATATGAAagatatttctattaatttgtaattaaatataaggaacattacaatttaaaatagaaatattctTCGAATTAACTAATTTATATGGtggatgtatgtttgttactcgtTGCCGAAAATGGATGTTCGAATTTGGATAAAATTTGGCACAAATATGATaaagttttgattaaaaaccTAGGCCTCCTATCCTACCTGTATATATGTAACATCTCGATACCTCGAGAGTGTAGCCGTAAGATAGAGCtcatacctataatatatatgaaaCCTAGTCTTTAAACCtagcaaatattattatgcattactagctgctccgcgcggtttcaccctccactcctgttggtcgtagcgtgatgatatatagccttcctcgataattgagctatctaacactgaaagaatttttcaaatcggaccagtagatcagacaaacaaacaaactcttccgctttataatattagtatagatttcacCTCATATTTATCTGTCTGTAAGTTTTCTCTGGTTAATTTCATCACTAATAATAAATGTCTGATTAACTTTCTACACAACACAACCACGCGGGTTTCATCACTCGCTACGGAACtccaataaataaaagagGCACCACAGCCTTTTGTGGCGGTATATTAAATGGTAAAAGTTGGAGCCGAGTGTATTGAAGGCTCGATATAaagatgttttttattattattttcatgtgGTCAGTCATTAGCCACGGTTGTTAAGCGTTGTActattgtttagtttttaattacgAAGATACTTCTTATGAATATGTACTAGATATTTTAatcttgaataatttaataggttACTAGGTACTATACTAAGTCTTATGGAATGTAGTACTTTgtaattttgcaatattagGTAATATTAGGTTTAAAATTGGGGATATTATTGATATGTAGAGTTAGAAGCAAGTAATAATAAAGTGCGGGATGAATTactaattcatttaaatatatttttaaaaaactgtATTTCTAAATGATAAATACATCTTTAGTAATAAGGCTactcaatttaatttataaatattgttttatactatccGGATTTATAACATAAGCTTTATTAATTGACTTAAATGACtattttatctacactaatattataaagagggaaactttgtttgtttgtttgtttgattgtaacgaataggctcataaactactggaccgattttaaaaattctttcaccatttgaaagctacattatccacgagtaaca encodes:
- the LOC123701068 gene encoding uncharacterized protein LOC123701068 is translated as MKRRGLKLVNLFFSKEKVTKNARKRVQSPVPPRNEEEVSYLLEHLESGVLNNDDDNEDDPDSICKNTPESISQNITDNLILPTTSITQQYEVLQNVLIEDVYHLPFAENTCSSVIEDDETTHDIMTNNEPAGEENNIITHRLLEVGHTQNEDGQKQQESPRVKEMTLGDIHDYRALLDGINWTKNDNGEKVAWSKIKVQVSKNNVDVIKYKYQLDEAFKEITTLKKENNKRQRKRLYNRY